Proteins encoded within one genomic window of Homo sapiens chromosome 21, GRCh38.p14 Primary Assembly:
- the KRTAP10-11 gene encoding keratin-associated protein 10-11 has product MAASTMSVCSSAYSDSWQVDDCPESCCEPPCSAPSCCAPAPSLSLVCTPVSCVSSPCCQAACEPSACQSGCTSSCTPSCCQQSSCQPACCTSSPCQQACCVPVCCKTVCCKPVCCVPVCCGAASSCCRQSSCQPACCASSSCQPACCVPVCCKPVCCVSTCSEDSSSCCQQSSCQPACCTSSSYQQACCVPVCCKTVYCKPICCVPVCSRASSSRCQQPSCQPACCTTSCCRPSSSVSLLCHPVCRSTCCVPVSSCCAPTSSCQSSCCRPASCVSLLCRPASSRLACYSLCSGKKSSC; this is encoded by the coding sequence atgGCCGCGTCCACCATGTCTGTCTGCTCCAGCGCTTACTCCGACTCCTGGCAGGTGGACGACTGCCCAGAGAGCTGCTGTGAGCCCCCCTGCAGCGCCCCCAGCTGCTGCGCCCCGGCCCCCTCCCTGAGCCTGGTCTGCACCCCAGTGAGCTGTGTGTCCAGCCCCTGCTGCCAGGCGGCCTGTGAGCCCAGCGCCTGCCAATCAGGCTGCACCAGCTCCTGCACGCCGTCATGCTGCCAGCAGTCTAGCTGCCAGCCGGCTTGCTGCACCTCCTCCCCCTGCCAGCAGGCCTGCTGTGTGCCTGTCTGCTGCAAGACTGTCTGCTGCAAGCCTGTGTGCTGTGTGCCTGTCTGCTGTGGGGCTGCTTCTTCGTGCTGCCGGCAGTCTAGCTGCCAGCCAGCTTGCTGTGCCTCTTCCTCCTGCCAGCCGGCCTGCTGTGTGCCCGTCTGCTGCAAGCCTGTGTGCTGTGTGTCCACCTGCTCTGAGGATTCCTCTTCATGCTGCCAGCAGTCTAGCTGCCAGCCAGCTTGCTGCACCTCCTCCTCCTACCAGCAGGCCTGCTGCGTGCCTGTCTGCTGCAAGACTGTCTACTGCAAGCCCATCTGCTGTGTGCCTGTCTGCTCTAGGGCTTCCTCTTCACGCTGCCAGCAGCCTAGCTGCCAGCCAGCTTGCTGCACCACCTCCTGCTGCAGACCCTCCTCCTCTGTGTCCCTCCTCTGCCACCCCGTGTGCAGGTCCACCTGCTGTGTGCCCGTCTCCTCCTGCTGtgcccccacctcctcctgccaGTCCAGCTGCTGCCGCCCGGCCTCCTGCGTGTCCCTCCTCTGCCGCCCCGCAAGCTCCCGCCTGGCCTGCTACAGCCTCTGCTCAGGCAAGAAGTCCAGCTGCTGA